The Drosophila nasuta strain 15112-1781.00 chromosome 2R, ASM2355853v1, whole genome shotgun sequence genome segment AGTGAGGTGTCAATGGCGGCACTGGCGACCCACCAGATTCTTCGGACGGTGTTTTCGAAAATAGATTACCGCCCAGCTCTGATACCAGAGTGATTGGCGAGCTAAATATATGATTCGATTTGCATCCATCCAATAGATATAGTTAacatttgttgtaattgtgtgtgtgtgtgttagtgttagTGTGAAAATGTGTATGAGTTAAATGTGTGAAAAGCATAAGTTCAAATTATGTTTTGCAAAAGCAGCCGATCCGCATTAACCGAAGGTaagcattatttttgtttttttcattttttggtttttgttgacaacgaaataaagaaatttgtGGCACCAATTATAGATTATATAGTAATTAATTAGGCTGAGAGTTTGTTGCATTGtgagttttgcatttgcgcACCTTGAGAATACTTTCGAAAATACGCTTTGATTGGAATCGCCCGTGTTGGGCGCCGAATCAGTGTCCGCCGACTTGTTCAAGCTGCCGCCAGCGCTGGGCGGGGCACCGCCCTCGCCTGTGAGTCCCTCCACCCAGGTCAATGGATACGAGAGGCGTTTTAGCATCTGCAAATAAGAAtgtgtaaatttaaaataatcttcatttaatttgcaattatgcTCACCTTGTTCTTCTTGTCGGCCTGCTTGTCACcagctgcagcggctgctgcggcagctgcCTGCGCCTGTTGAGCTGCCTCATCGTCCACGCTGAAGCTCACGCTCGAGGTCTTCTTGCGAGTGCCGCCTGCATCCAAGCTCTGGCCCAGTATTGTGCTGCGTGGCGGCGATTCGCAGAAGTGCGTCGGCACAATGGTCTTCGGTGGTACCCAATCGGAGCTGAGCACGATGTCAGCGTCACTATAAACGGTTTTCTTTGGTATCGGCTGTATTGTGGGTATGGGCTCGCGAATATCGATGCCCGAATCGTAGCAAGACTGCTTCGATAGCTGCTCCAGATGCTCCAAATCAATGCCAGCTGGTGGCAACACGCCTGGCGGCAAGCCAACAGCGCCAGTTGCACTTGCAGCCGATGCCGAAGAGGCTGCTGTAGCGGCTGCAGCACCAGCAATTGCGGCAGCAACTCCACCGCTAAGCGAACTGGTTGCCGAGTGGACTGCATCCTGCTGGACTCGTGCGCCGCTGTCGACGGTGATGTTGGACTCGTTATCGGCCTCGTCTTCCGATGATCTTCGGGAATTAGACAAATAATAGCTGAGTATTTTGCGAGTTATGTTTGGGTTTTTGGGTTCGTGGTTGGTGGGTGGATTGGTGAGATGTACAGGTAACATTTACAGGTGGCACAGGTGTGTggtgtgtatatatacatttgtgtatggatgtgtgtttgttgtgtggcGTGAGAAGCGTAAATCACAATTGGCAATATATTATGTAAATTAGGAACGAACGTTGCGGATtgatatatgaaaataaaaaagcacaaaataaacatattgaacaatacaaattattaacaaacgtattttgttgttgaacaaagaaacaaagaaCACAACTACAGCAAGCTGAGATACTAACCGATCTTTGCTCGGAATGGCCCAGTGATGATCCAAAAGACTCTTACGACGCTCCTCAAGCGTGCTACGTGTGTTTGTCAGGCCGAGCGTTTTCTTTTCATCCTCCTCATCGTGAGCGTCAGTCTTAGCGCTATCTTTGGCTTCCGTTGATGTATCCTGCAAGTGCAAAAGCGTCAGTTTAGTTTGTAATTCCCTTATGTGGATGGTTGACTTACCTCGACACGTTCACGCTCAAAGGCCTTGGGAAAGGCGTCGCCGTCGCGACCAGTGCTGGAGCAAAGCGACTCCTGATCATCGGTGATTTCCAGCGAGCCAATTTCCGctgtcaaatgcaaattgtataatttgtaAAAGCTTTTAATTGATAATGTATCGAGCTTACTCTCCAAACGCTTGGTCTCGATGTCCGCCTGCTGCTCGCTCAACTCCTTGGAGTCCTCCTCAACTAATACTGGTTTGGGATAATAGATCTCTGGCTTCTCGGCCTCAGCACCGCTGCTGGCAGCAACACTCGGTCCAGCGCCGCCAGCGACTCGCATATGGGCAATGTCATGAAAGATGGCCGCATTCACAACCAAATCCATAGGTGCAATAACGCCATAGCTTTCGGGACCGTGCTCGATCACCAGTGGATCACTGACATTAGGATCAAACATGACAGCATTGCGTGTGACGAGCAGCACGCCACCAACAACACCTTGGCCATCGGTAATGTGTCGCACATTGATCTTGAGAAAACGTTGTGTAATCACAGGATCATCGCTCTTGTCGGCATTCTCCTCAGCCTGGCTGTTGCTaaagctgttgctgccgaCGACCCGCTCGATGTGTCCGGGCTTCGGGGAGCCGGGACGCAGGCCCTCAAGTATATCTGTAAGATAGAGTATTTGGcgtaaatacatatttggAAAGTGGAATCCAAATTGGCGTTGCGTTTGCGTTGGCGTTGCGCtgtgattttcttttttgtctttATCAGACTGATAAGATAGCAGTGTGCTGGGCCTGTGGCTGGAAGTGGGCTTCAGCCCACGGGGTAGAAATTGATTTATGTgatatttagtttaaaattaaatctcTCTAAATGCGCGCCATGTGACAATTAAAAACTTGATGATGAAGTGCGCTGCAAATTTGCAACTCGTGTCTGAGCACTGTGGCTGCTTGAAAGACTGACTCCCCCATCTGTGTCTGGCGACCAATAAgaaaattttcgacaaatTAGCACACATCACCATATAACCaaataagcaaatattattattataatagaaGAGAATGACCTCCGTTTCGCCAAAAGACAGCGGTGTGCATGTTGATCAGGCTCACTTCCTTTATGCGTTACCAACACTTGCACTTGCCACtacacaatatttttaaagtgcgATGTGGCCAATAAACTAGGGCCaacagtttttcttttgtattatCTCTCTTGTTTACgcgacacacacaaaaacaaataaaatagcGCAAGTGTCACGAATAATTCTCGACCAAACCAGGGCTGCACAGTAACAGCAGCTGGTTGGCACTTCACAGCTGTTGTTAACAGACAGTGAACGAGTGTTGTTCAGAGCTGTTAATAACAGCATTGCCAACTATCATGCAGAGCGCGGCACCCAATTTGAAAACAGGGAAACCAAAgtttatatgtgtatgtgtatgagtgtaagctgataatcaaaataaaagcgaaaaagcGGCAAAATGAGCTTCAATATCATCGCACCAATTGCACCATTTCCATCAGTAGCGTCGCTTACCTTTCTCCTGCTTGCTCTCATCGCTAGACAACTTGCGCTCTATGGGACTCGACTTGCCGGAGATGCTGCCGCCTCCACCGCCGCCCCCTTCATTCGTTCCCGTCGAACTGGTCGAGGCATCGTCTTTGGCACTCTTATCGGGCACCAACAGCTGCTGGCCCGGGTAGATAAACGAGCTGTTTAAGCGATTCAAATGTGTTAGCTCCGATGGTGTCGTATCGAAACGTGCCGCCACCGAGGTCAGTGTGTCGCGATTTCCCACGGTATAGGAAATGGTGGGTATGGTGGGCAATGAAGACTTTTGCTCTGTGAATAAAGAAACGTTAACTGTTAATTAACATCCGACACAACCTAATACAGTTtcaaatgcaagcaacaattAATGTGCAATGCGCGCATGTTATCATAATTACTTGgcagaactttttttttttttgggcaattgCTCGAAGACCACGAATTTGTCATCGGGGCGCAGACGCGAATAAATTACGCCAGTTGTGATGGCATCCTGTGCAATTTGTGCGAATTGACGGCACAAATAGATGACAGCAAAATCATTGCTGGTCACTGATGTTGTCTCAAATGCATTCACTTTCTGATTTACATTCTTTTGCCAGTAAATTTCTACATATTCTAACATTTTGAAcactttatttgtttaaatgtaCAGTATTTGCATCAATACAAGAAACGATTGTGCGCTATCGTCATCTCACAGTGGCCGactaataattacttttgAACCTTTTATCGCACGTccttctctttttctcttttgcaaTTCGAATTCGGATTTCGACGTTGACGGTACACCAACAACATTGTCGCTAGCAgctgaccaaaaaaaaaaaataaataaaaagacgCTATCGCTGCACTCGAAATTTGTCGATTCTGCGTTTTTTGTTGGTACGTCAAAATCAAACAACGaacataatgaaaacaaatgatcgaccaaacaaattgaataaaagacttgtttattttaaattgataagAGGCTCTTATCACAGTGTGATTGTTATTGATATAGTTCTATGACTCACTAATTATTGCATAGATAACGTTTATTTTCCATgttatgtaataataatattaaacactttaatgcaatatttcgaaattttaAAGCTGCCGTTAAATGAAGGTGGTGATGGCACTATCGATGTATGAATATacgtttttaattgttttttaaaaagctttatatatttttgactgCTTCCCACTGATCAAAAACAGtagtttttgaaaaaattcaaaatgcgaaaaaaaaatctagTAACGGCACTTTCTATTCATTGTTTTCCATATCTACCGGCAAGTGTGTttctttgtttacatttacTTCGCTTTGCTCTTCTATCGAAACGTGCGTTAACAGTACTGCTCGCTGTTATCTAACAGTACGTGCGCAGCCAACTTAGTGTTGAGCTTCCCCATAAAAAGGACAGATGGCGCTAGTGTGCTATTTGCAAGTTCGCGCGCTATTTAAATGTcaacaaatagaaataaatacttaCTTGACAGTTTGTCGACACTCTCAAAGCGCTGCTCAACTTTCGAGCGCAATGAATCCAAATCGAAAGGCGCTGCAAGGCCATGATCCACACTGCGTGATTTGCTCCTGTAATGCAGacataaagaaaaaaagaaaaaaaacacgtGACAAAGCACGAAACggttgttaaatttaattagagaATATAAAGTCGTAAATCGATAGCAACTTGTTGGCTGCGATCTTTATCACTTACAAATTTTGCAGCTCAAATTGCGGCCATAACTAgctaataacaatttatttatttatatgtatgttgttaTTTTGAAAGCTGCGTgtaatgtttttgtttatctgGCAATCAACAATCGAGGAGTGACCAAAAATGGCAAACGACGACgcattttgaaaatttcgcgtttatgttttttttttgctttttgttttttagtttgttgtgttttttgtttaaccGAGTTAACCTTTAAATGCTTTCGATTTGTGGCGACACGTCACGAGTTCGCTTGTCCTCAGAATTCACTACAATTTTCACAAGCAGGCCTTCAAACAAATAGTTAATCCAAACTCTAGCTACTATTACTACATTTCTAATCAATATGGAGGAATATTCACGCGAACCGTGTCCATTTCGCATTGTCGAGGATTGTGGTGGCGCCTTTGCCATGGGCTTTGTGGGCGGCTCAATCTTTCAGGCCATTAAGGGATTTCGCAATGCACCCTGCGGCGTGCAACGTCGTCTGGCCGGTGGCATGGCCGCGGTGCGAGCACGTGCCGCATTGGTTGGTGGCAGCTTTGCCATTTGGGGCGGCACCTTCAGTGCCATCGATTGCACATTGGTCTACGGTCGCGGCAAGGAAGATCCATGGAATTCAATCATTAGTGGTGCAGCCACTGGCGGTGTGCTTGCAGCACGTGGAGGTACGTCAATGAATACGTAGTTGCAAATGTAAATGTGTTGCAAGCAAGGTCATTGAATAATTGAATGCACTTCGATTTGCTGCTGAAAATCAATTTCGTTTTCGATTACGATTTCGCAGGTGTCACCGCAATGCTGAGCAGTGCTTTAGTTGGAGGCGTGTTGCTCGCGCTCATAGAGGGCGCCAGTATTGCCGTCTCGCACTATACGGCCGATAACTATCGCCAGATATCGGTGGTGGAACGCATGCAGCTTTACAATGACCGTCAGATGCGtcagctgaagcagcagcagcaacagcttgcCAGCTTCTATGCGGAGCCAAATGAGGCAAGTCGGAACGCATTTGAAATggatttttaattgcttttttttttctctgtttgcGTTTATTTTGCAGGGCAACTCGATGCCGGCTTAGAAACTTGTCGCGTCGCGTCACCGATTGACAACAAACATTGAATACAaatctttcttttctttacaatttattttgaacatttttatttatttagctattttttgttttgtcatttTTGGCTTGCAGATGCCTCGAAATTGAATAGAGACACACcaatctcgctctctctctcgttccattaatattcatttgaCGTGCAATTCAAGCTTTTgtcttttgtatttgtttttttttagaatattcTGTAGATTTTTTATATGCCGCGCGTTGTCACGGAATTTTTGATGGCTGTTGATGACGACGTTGATATCGAGCTTCCTAGCGCCAAGTTTGTAACCACTCAAGCACAATCGAGTCAACCGCCacccaacaaaaacaaaaaaaaaaaaaccgacaCCACACGCCATATTTAGCTTGGCATGTGTCGCACATTTAACTATTGCTTTGATTTATCATATTcgtaattttcattttccatttcgaATTGAACTCctaattgttaaataattgaatCTTAACTTTCTATTCGTATTCATCTTGCATTTGTGATATCTTAAAGTCACTTCTATTTTAGTCGTAACTATCtttagatacatttgtatctgcGTCTTTTTGTGTGGCATTTTTGATTGACAAAATTAATTTCCGCCGTGGCAACATTCTGTCATCCGTTGAGTGGCAAGCTGAGGAAGtctttattcgattttatttatgttgtggCTGCTTCAAATTGAATAACTGATTTGACAGCTTGCTGTTAACTATTTTGATATACGTAATAATGTTATTTGCTACACTTGGTAGATAAAACTACTAGAATTCAGACCAGCATAGTGTTAAGATTGTATTCAAATCATATCTGAGTTGTATAATTcattatgaatataaataaagatcGCATTTGTTGACAGATTTTGGGATATATGCTCATGATCATGACAATCAGGTTTTCGTCGCTTATTTTTAGCTTGTTTTTAAGGCATTCAATTGAACTACAATGAGCATATCTTTGTATGCATATTagctaatttgcataatttatcaGATTAAACGTGCCTCTAAAGATACAATTGTATCTTTTTATTGCCTCTGGCTAAAAGTATCTTCGATGCAAATGTTATTTCTACCATCAGTATTTCAAGGGACTTTACAATAGAGAGCTATCGTTCATtggcataaattatttaaaaaacaaaaatgagaataaagaatatgaaaattatttgcgCGTGTCTTAGCAAAGTGCGATGGCAATTAGCGAAACCAACTGCCGATAACCGTAATTGAATATCAATGAtaaaaaagataaacaaaaaatggaaattatttattcaattctAGTATTTATACGCTAAGGCAGCTGACACTGAGGAGAGGAAGaacctctctctatctctttctctctttgtaGTCTGCagataaatagtaaataattatttagcGCACATTTGTTGcgcttttgtatttattgtaatactaTGTATTATTTATCGCAATTGCCATGACAATTTCGCCATTGAGTTacgcttttgccttttgtcaTTTAAAAGttcacttatttatttattcattttaattaattgcgcagctgaaatatatttcacaaatCAAACAAACTTCGTCGCGCCGTTCGAGGCCTTCTAGGCCTATTTACGCGTAATTTTACCTGGACGCATGAACTTCATTACGAAAACagtaataaaaaacaataacaaaaacaataacaataaagaagtacaacaacaaacgctAAACTGGACGAGCCCAGAGAAACAACTGTGTTTGATTTGTAAGTTGCGACATTTGACGAAGGCgacacaaattattttattttattttcttttctttttttgttttttttttttctgtttattaaGTTCACAATGCTCGCAGGAATTCAATTTGCTCagatgttttttgtttttaggtGGAAAAGTATCATatcgttttgttttatttttgtatgaatTTATTTAGAGTAGAGcaaatatcaataattatgTGGCACATAGTTCATTGTTCAGTGTCTGCACAAGTCTagccttcttttttttttttattttgatggtttttgtttattttgcacatTCCTTTGGCACATGATTTGAAGGCAGTAGCAAATTGGGGAATGCCACATGTCGAAACTTGAAGTAATTCGCAAGAAGGTTGAGTAATTCGAGTGGTTTTAGATATAGCTACTGTTGTACTTATAAGAttgttatatttgttgtaCTGCTTGAGTTAAGTGAAATACCTTTGTCAGTTCTTTAATGTCTTTCTAACATACTATAAAGGTCATCGAGTGCAACTATTAAACTTTATTTCACTAATAAAACTTTGAATGGAGTAACCATTAAGAATACTAAATTcaaagttaataaatttagctttcatgaatgaattatatttaaattgatttgaataattttactgaacttttctttataaaaaatatttctgttATATTTATAAGATTGTTGGATTTGTTGTACTGTTAAGGGAAATACTTTTGTCAGTTCTTTAATGTCTTTCTTTAAACTCCATAGAGTGCAACTATTGAACtttatttaagtaataaaaatttaaatactgaaaccattaaaaatactgtatttaaagttaataaattaaactttaaaattttatttaaattgaatagaGACCtttattgaacttttttttataaatataatttctgtTATACCTATACTATTGTGTAACATTCAAAGAAccgttattttaatttgtgtcataagaaattaaatattcaaatgcaaatctcGTAAATTCTCTTTTATCTGTTTCTTTATTTCCCAGTGTCAACGTCTTATTAAATGAGAAATTCATGGTTTAAAAAGACTAGAATTTTGGAGAAACCTGATTGACAGAAATGACACAGTTTACGCTACTTTATTGTGTTAACTTTTTGCTGCCATCATCAAAAGTTATTCTTGTAGAAAAGCGGTTATTGGTTGTATGTTCATATCATTATCAAATTCGAATATTTCTGAACTATATATTGAATAGTCAATTGAATGTAATCATTCGCCACAGATCAAAAGTGAGATTAAACcacaaaaaagtatgaaagtATGCAAACAGAAAAGAGCTACCAGAAGGCAATAAAAGTGTAAGGTAAGAAGTGAATGTTTATCGACTACTGATACTCTTACTCATTTCTGAACACACACTCGTGTTCTATTCATATCTTATCAATAAACTCGCTTCGCGTTGCATTAATGTTTACTTAAGATATTTTCGGCCctgggcaacaacaagagtgaCGAGTAGCAAGCAAGAAAGGCGTTAAGCCTCTTGGCTTTGGTAATGACAAGTGGCAAGAAGGCAACTAGAAGGTTGCATGCAGTTCACTTCAGTTCGGTTGACTCTGTTGTCTCACTGACACCATTCGACTACCAGACCACCAGCATGGCATTGCCTCGACATCTGACTTCTGTAATGTCAACAACACTTCTGCacctcaacacacacaacaacattGTTCTTCGCCTCTTGCTGATTTCAGACTTACGTAAAACAATTTGTCGAGTTGTGtttgatttgttattaatGATTCATATGCTCAAAGTGCGCCTAGAAGAGTGACGAACCGTTAAGTGTCTAATGCATAATGTATTTCATGACTGCACTTCAAGTGTACTCGACTAAAGATACCCTTTACAACGCAATTAACTAGAGTAGTAAATAGTATTTACAAAGAAGGAAAAGAGTTGATAAGTTTAAGTATTATACTATTTCTtacattttattcacatttcttTACTATATAAAAGTGCGTCTGATTGATAAATCTCAAATTCTCATCTCTTTTGCAAGTCACTGCGTAACTAGCAGATACCCTGTATCTGTTCATAGATAAATCGATTGTGTCAAAAG includes the following:
- the LOC132784618 gene encoding uncharacterized protein LOC132784618 isoform X3 gives rise to the protein MSVIDSGKYRLRKDWASASIPSLVNIDEHVDGDGETEPSMSITAPLPPQKPPRRSSLALGLFSSKSDKSQKRRSSIAVSFLRRDSNKNSAKDSYESAVRSEKSDGSATPTNSPEIVYSSEENIRASSPNEPGKLTYFEDGTQSRAVVQQGMNPYELPPNDRQRRRRSSLQTKLDRHRRKKMEFINQRSLDSNMMHSESHGDLTNDSMAVNGSSAGGMSSYANDDDEDDIVDPNHAGYFPREKRHSWWNIFVPDNFKNRSKSRSVDHGLAAPFDLDSLRSKVEQRFESVDKLSKQKSSLPTIPTISYTVGNRDTLTSVAARFDTTPSELTHLNRLNSSFIYPGQQLLVPDKSAKDDASTSSTGTNEGGGGGGGSISGKSSPIERKLSSDESKQEKDILEGLRPGSPKPGHIERVVGSNSFSNSQAEENADKSDDPVITQRFLKINVRHITDGQGVVGGVLLVTRNAVMFDPNVSDPLVIEHGPESYGVIAPMDLVVNAAIFHDIAHMRVAGGAGPSVAASSGAEAEKPEIYYPKPVLVEEDSKELSEQQADIETKRLETEIGSLEITDDQESLCSSTGRDGDAFPKAFERERVEDTSTEAKDSAKTDAHDEEDEKKTLGLTNTRSTLEERRKSLLDHHWAIPSKDRYYLSNSRRSSEDEADNESNITVDSGARVQQDAVHSATSSLSGGVAAAIAGAAAATAASSASAASATGAVGLPPGVLPPAGIDLEHLEQLSKQSCYDSGIDIREPIPTIQPIPKKTVYSDADIVLSSDWVPPKTIVPTHFCESPPRSTILGQSLDAGGTRKKTSSVSFSVDDEAAQQAQAAAAAAAAAGDKQADKKNKMLKRLSYPLTWVEGLTGEGGAPPSAGGSLNKSADTDSAPNTGDSNQSVFSKVFSSSPITLVSELGGNLFSKTPSEESGGSPVPPLTPHSTHSEGHMTYGRSSIGTFIRPHSSEGTASSTKLKESKPQPPKLDYRSMVSMDDKPELFISVDKLIPRPARACSDPPLYFRLRMGKPIGKAIPQGTTVMSYGKNKLRAEYWFSVPKNRVDELYRFINTWVKHLYGELDEEQIKARGFELIQEDTEWTKSGTIKSGYSGSQDGEEIGDLTRESWELLKAPFAKTYKIIKTASHAASHDLELLGGEVLSMSTDEYRKTSLFATGSFELDFPIPDLIGKTEILTEEHREKLCAHLPARAEGYSWSLIFSTSQHGFALNSLYRKMARLESPVLIVIEDTEHNVFGALTSCSLHVSDHFYGTGESLLYKFNPSFKVFHWTGENMYFIKGNMESLSIGAGDGRFGLWLDGDLNQGRSQHCSTYGNEPLAPQEDFVIKTLECWAFV
- the LOC132784618 gene encoding oxidation resistance protein 1 isoform X15; translated protein: MHTAVFWRNGDILEGLRPGSPKPGHIERVVGSNSFSNSQAEENADKSDDPVITQRFLKINVRHITDGQGVVGGVLLVTRNAVMFDPNVSDPLVIEHGPESYGVIAPMDLVVNAAIFHDIAHMRVAGGAGPSVAASSGAEAEKPEIYYPKPVLVEEDSKELSEQQADIETKRLETEIGSLEITDDQESLCSSTGRDGDAFPKAFERERVEDTSTEAKDSAKTDAHDEEDEKKTLGLTNTRSTLEERRKSLLDHHWAIPSKDRYYLSNSRRSSEDEADNESNITVDSGARVQQDAVHSATSSLSGGVAAAIAGAAAATAASSASAASATGAVGLPPGVLPPAGIDLEHLEQLSKQSCYDSGIDIREPIPTIQPIPKKTVYSDADIVLSSDWVPPKTIVPTHFCESPPRSTILGQSLDAGGTRKKTSSVSFSVDDEAAQQAQAAAAAAAAAGDKQADKKNKMLKRLSYPLTWVEGLTGEGGAPPSAGGSLNKSADTDSAPNTGDSNQSVFSKVFSSSPITLVSELGGNLFSKTPSEESGGSPVPPLTPHSTHSEGHMTYGRSSIGTFIRPHSSEGTASSTKLKESKPQPPKLDYRSMVSMDDKPELFISVDKLIPRPARACSDPPLYFRLRMGKPIGKAIPQGTTVMSYGKNKLRAEYWFSVPKNRVDELYRFINTWVKHLYGELDEEQIKARGFELIQEDTEWTKSGTIKSGYSGSQDGEEIGDLTRESWELLKAPFAKTYKIIKTASHAASHDLELLGGEVLSMSTDEYRKTSLFATGSFELDFPIPDLIGKTEILTEEHREKLCAHLPARAEGYSWSLIFSTSQHGFALNSLYRKMARLESPVLIVIEDTEHNVFGALTSCSLHVSDHFYGTGESLLYKFNPSFKVFHWTGENMYFIKGNMESLSIGAGDGRFGLWLDGDLNQGRSQHCSTYGNEPLAPQEDFVIKTLECWAFV
- the LOC132784618 gene encoding oxidation resistance protein 1 isoform X14, with amino-acid sequence MQNIMITSQQYWSRRASQDVSSLSRSVDNLAIPVRRSKSRSVDHGLAAPFDLDSLRSKVEQRFESVDKLSKQKSSLPTIPTISYTVGNRDTLTSVAARFDTTPSELTHLNRLNSSFIYPGQQLLVPDKSAKDDASTSSTGTNEGGGGGGGSISGKSSPIERKLSSDESKQEKDILEGLRPGSPKPGHIERVVGSNSFSNSQAEENADKSDDPVITQRFLKINVRHITDGQGVVGGVLLVTRNAVMFDPNVSDPLVIEHGPESYGVIAPMDLVVNAAIFHDIAHMRVAGGAGPSVAASSGAEAEKPEIYYPKPVLVEEDSKELSEQQADIETKRLETEIGSLEITDDQESLCSSTGRDGDAFPKAFERERVEDTSTEAKDSAKTDAHDEEDEKKTLGLTNTRSTLEERRKSLLDHHWAIPSKDRSSEDEADNESNITVDSGARVQQDAVHSATSSLSGGVAAAIAGAAAATAASSASAASATGAVGLPPGVLPPAGIDLEHLEQLSKQSCYDSGIDIREPIPTIQPIPKKTVYSDADIVLSSDWVPPKTIVPTHFCESPPRSTILGQSLDAGGTRKKTSSVSFSVDDEAAQQAQAAAAAAAAAGDKQADKKNKMLKRLSYPLTWVEGLTGEGGAPPSAGGSLNKSADTDSAPNTGDSNQSVFSKVFSSSPITLVSELGGNLFSKTPSEESGGSPVPPLTPHSTHSEGHMTYGRSSIGTFIRPHSSEGTASSTKLKESKPQPPKLDYRSMVSMDDKPELFISVDKLIPRPARACSDPPLYFRLRMGKPIGKAIPQGTTVMSYGKNKLRAEYWFSVPKNRVDELYRFINTWVKHLYGELDEEQIKARGFELIQEDTEWTKSGTIKSGYSGSQDGEEIGDLTRESWELLKAPFAKTYKIIKTASHAASHDLELLGGEVLSMSTDEYRKTSLFATGSFELDFPIPDLIGKTEILTEEHREKLCAHLPARAEGYSWSLIFSTSQHGFALNSLYRKMARLESPVLIVIEDTEHNVFGALTSCSLHVSDHFYGTGESLLYKFNPSFKVFHWTGENMYFIKGNMESLSIGAGDGRFGLWLDGDLNQGRSQHCSTYGNEPLAPQEDFVIKTLECWAFV
- the LOC132784618 gene encoding uncharacterized protein LOC132784618 isoform X20 translates to MSVIDSGKYRLRKDWASASIPSLVNIDEHVDGDGETEPSMSITAPLPPQKPPRRSSLALGLFSSKSDKSQKRRSSIAVSFLRRDSNKNSAKDSYESAVRSEKSDGSATPTNSPEIVYSSEENIRASSPNEPGKLTYFEDGTQSRAVVQQGMNPYELPPNDRQRRRRSSLQTKLDRHRRKKMEFINQRSLDSNMMHSESHGDLTNDSMAVNGSSAGGMSSYANDDDEDDIVDPNHAGYFPREKRHSWWNIFVPDNFKNRSRRASQDVSSLSRSVDNLAIPVRRSKSRSVDHGLAAPFDLDSLRSKVEQRFESVDKLSKQKSSLPTIPTISYTVGNRDTLTSVAARFDTTPSELTHLNRLNSSFIYPGQQLLVPDKSAKDDASTSSTGTNEGGGGGGGSISGKSSPIERKLSSDESKQEKDILEGLRPGSPKPGHIERVVGSNSFSNSQAEENADKSDDPVITQRFLKINVRHITDGQGVVGGVLLVTRNAVMFDPNVSDPLVIEHGPESYGVIAPMDLVVNAAIFHDIAHMRVAGGAGPSVAASSGAEAEKPEIYYPKPVLVEEDSKELSEQQADIETKRLETEIGSLEITDDQESLCSSTGRDGDAFPKAFERERVEDTSTEAKDSAKTDAHDEEDEKKTLGLTNTRSTLEERRKSLLDHHWAIPSKDRSSEDEADNESNITVDSGARVQQDAVHSATSSLSGGVAAAIAGAAAATAASSASAASATGAVGLPPGVLPPAGIDLEHLEQLSKQSCYDSGIDIREPIPTIQPIPKKTVYSDADIVLSSDWVPPKTIVPTHFCESPPRSTILGQSLDAGGTRKKTSSVSFSVDDEAAQQAQAAAAAAAAAGDKQADKKNKMLKRLSYPLTWVEGLTGEGGAPPSAGGSLNKSADTDSAPNTGDSNQSVFSKVFSSSPITLVSELGGNLFSKTPSEESGGSPVPPLTPHSTHSEGHMTYGRSSIGTFIRPHSSEGTASSTKLKESKPQPPKLDYRSMVSMDDKPELFISVDKLIPRPARACSDPPLYFRLRMGKPIGKAIPQGTTVMSYGKNKLRAEYWFSVPKNRVDELYRFINTWVKHLYGELDEEQIKARGFELIQEDTEWTKSGTIKSGYSGSQDGEEIGDLTRESWEVLSMSTDEYRKTSLFATGSFELDFPIPDLIGKTEILTEEHREKLCAHLPARAEGYSWSLIFSTSQHGFALNSLYRKMARLESPVLIVIEDTEHNVFGALTSCSLHVSDHFYGTGESLLYKFNPSFKVFHWTGENMYFIKGNMESLSIGAGDGRFGLWLDGDLNQGRSQHCSTYGNEPLAPQEDFVIKTLECWAFV